atagaccaccactagccatacagacattaagcgtTTAGTGCCTTcccccactatcatttccccctgtctcatcatgtcccccatcattccccccctcatcatttccccctgtctcatcatgtccccaccctgtctcatcatgtccccatcattcacccccctcatcatttccccctgtctcataatgtccccaacctgtctcatcatgccccccatcattccccccctcatcatttccccctttctcatcatcccccaacctgtctcatcatcccccatcatttctccctgtctcatcatccccccaacctgtctcatcatccccccatcatttctccctccctcatcatttccccctgtctcatcaacccccccccaccatgttcctcctatgccagtggtctgcaacctgcggacctccagatgttgcaaaactacaactcccagcatgcccggacagccgttggcaacatctggcggtccgcaggttgaagaccgttgtcctatgctattcttcccctccctcatcattcgcccttttccctgcttttcatagtttttttttattttctttacctggctgcgcttcggctgtcttgctggctgtggtcagtgaagcagatgagtgacgtcctctcccggctcctctgcgcggcatcattgccgtcacttttcatttcctgtaaccGCCGCGAGTCAGAGTTCGGAGTGCTTCGACTACAGGAAAGGGACATCActtatctgcttcactgaccacagacCGCAAGACCCGCTGCCTGacctggccttttttttttttattgggctcGGGTTGGGGTTTTTTGTTGGGCTCGGGTTggggttattttataaattgtttatttttaactttctttagacaggatccctgcagaatacattgccatctatgaggacggCAATATACCCGTGGAGCCTCCTGCAATATATATTCCAGCTtgaatcttgaaaagtttccccctcacatatactaatgtgccacaaacaggaaattaatatcaccaaccattcccattttattaaggtgtatccatataaatggcccacccagtACTCACACACCAGTTTtcctcagggtgcctccagccgttgcaaaattacaattgggcatgctgggagttgtagttttgtttgcaacagctggaggcaccctagttgggaaatgctgagatatatggatatatggatggtgtttttattttttttatatacacacacggtaaattatatatatatatatatatatatatatatatatatatatatatatatatatatatcagcatttcctaaccagggtgcctccagctgatgtaaAACTAGTATtgagcacactgggagttgtagttttacaacagctggaggcaccctggtgtggaaactctgatatatatatatatatatatatatatatacatacatacagtggagatcaaaagtttgggcaccccaggtaaaaatttgtgttaatgtgcataaagaagccaaggaaagatggaaaaatctctaaaaggcatcaaattacagattagacattcttataatatgtcaacaaaagttagattttatttccatcatttacactttcaaaataacagaaaacaaaaaaatggcatctgcaaaagtttgggcaccctgcagagttaatacagTAATCCCTCGagttacgatggccccgacatacgttttttccgacatacgatggcctctcagaggccatcgtatgtagaAGTAAGTATCGACATACGATACTTTTTGCGGGGCCATCGTATGATTTGTACTTACCGGTGCGGGTCGCCGGGGTGCCGGGTTGCCGTGCTGCGTGGTGCCGTAGTCCTCCTCTTCCTTCTGATTGGCGAATCCGCAGTCATGTGACGACGTCgcatgacagtgacgtcgccaGCCTGCGTCTTCGCCGCCATTTGAGGAGCGCCGCCCGTGAGGAGAAGACGTGAGGAGCTGGTGAGTAGCTCACTCACGTGGTGCAGTCGTTAActcctcaccccgcggcagcgtttACGCTGGGTGAAGGGTTAATGCTACCGCTGCCATGAGGTGAGGGGTTAactttacccctcaccccatggcagtggtAGCGTTAACCCCGCAGCAGCGTTATCGCtcccgcggggtgaggggttaacgctaccgctgccaaggggtgaggggttaacttaacccctcacccaatgGCAGCGGCAGAGATAACCCCTCTCCCCAGGACTACAgtactgtactgtgctgtacACTAACAGCACAAggccccccaggcctgggcaaaggatccccaggcctgggcaaaggACCCCTGGCCTGGGCAAAGGACCCCCAGGCATGGGAAAAagacccccaggcctgggcaaatgaccccaggcctgggcaaatgaccccaggcctgggcaaaggacccccaggcctgggcaaagcCCCCCCAGGCCTGGGAAAAAGACCCCCAGGCCTGGACAAAgtccccccaggcctgggcaaaagacccccaggcctgggcaaatgaccccaggcctgggcaaatGACCTCAGGCCTGGGCAAaggaccccaggcctgggcaaaggACCCCAGGCCAGGGCAAAGGACCCCTAGGCCTGGGCAAATGACCCAGGCCTGGGCAAAGGACCCCAGGCCAGGGCAAAGGACCCCTAGGCCTGGGCAAatgaccccaggcctgggcaaatGACCCCAGACCTGGGCAAatgaccccaggcctgggcaaaggACCCCAGGCCAGTGCAAAGGACCCCTAGGCCTGGGCAAATGACCCAGGCCTGGGCAAAGGACCCCAGGCCAGGGCAAAGGACCCCTAGGCTTGGGCAAATGACCCAGGCCTGGGCAAaggaccccaggcctgggcaaatGACCACAGGCCAGGGCAAatgaccccaggcctgggcaaaggACCCCAGGCCAGGGCAAAGGACCCCTAGGCCTGGGCAAATGACCCAGGCCTGGGCAAAGGACCCCAGGCCAGAGCAAAGGACCCCTAGGCCTGGGCAAATGACCCAGGCCTGGGCAAAGGACCCCAGGCCAGGGCAAAGGACCCCTAGGCCTGGGCAAATGACCCAGGCCTGGGCAAAggccccccaggcctgggcaaaagccccccaggcctgggcacaaagccccccaggcctgggcacaaatcccccccaccccaggccttggCACAAATCCCCCTCAcctcaggcctgggcacaaagcccACCACCCCAGGCCTGGCATAAACTCCTGACTACCTAGAACCCTGGCTACATACTATGCATCCCTGGCTAACCTCCCTGTTTACCAACcatggtgcatccagctgttgtaaaactagagactatcctggcatgctgggaactgtggatttgcaacagctggatgcaccctgtacaaaacaatttttttttccttgcagTCCAGTCCTCTACGTGCAGTCCAGTCCTCTACGTGCAGTCCAGTCCTCTACCTGCAGTCCAGTCCTCTACCTGCAGTCCAGTCCTCTACGTCCACTTCAACAGTTCAGGTACAGTACATAAACCATGCAAAATATATCATGCTGTTTTCCTGCACCTCTGCATTAGGGATCTAcagatcatatttttttttttttgtttaatcaacAGTACCACAACACACAGGGGTAGTGTTCATAGCCAGAGAATATGcctccaataaataaaaaaaaaataatttctcttAAAACAAAGAAGGAAATCATCCAAAAATATGAGAGTGGTATAAAGATAAGCCAGTTAGTTCAAGAGTATGGTTTCTCACAATCAACAGTTTCTACAATTGTTAAGAGCCGAGAAGTGATTAACAGCATTAAAATCACGGATCAGTCAACCATAGTGTGCAAGGGCAGAGATCTTATTGTTGAGATGGAGAGGCtgttgtatttgtgaattaaGGAAAAGCAAATGAGAGGGGACACTGTTCCTGGACACTTTATCTGTGAACGTGCAAAATGCATTTTTGAAGAGCTGAAAGCAAAGGCAGAATCAAGCGGTGATTCTGCTTCTACAAATCGGTATGAAACATTTAGAGCCAGCAAAGGTTGGTTTGAACGTTTCAAGCAAAGGTGTGAGGTGAAGAGTGTCATACGACATGGAGAAGCAGCTAGTGCAAATCACGAAGCAGCTGATTCTTTTAAGATGGAATTTCAGCGTCTCATGGAGGATGAAGGCTACCTTCCACAACAAGTTTTCAATTGTGATGAAACAGGTCTGTTCTGGAAGAAAATGCCAAAGCGAACATTTATCACCAGAGAAGAagccagcattcctggacataaGCCTATGAAAGATCAACTAACCCTTTTGGTGGGTGCAAATGCATCAGGAGATTTTAAGTTGAAACCAATGTTGGTTTATCATTCAGACACACCTAGAGTCTTCAAACAGAAGAAAATCATCAAGGCCAATCTAGGAGTGTTTTGGCGCTGTAACAAAAATGCCTGGGTGACCAGACATGTTTTTAATGAATGGGCAATAGAAGTTTTTTGTCCTTCAGTTAAGGCATACCTGGAGAGAAACAGACTGCCTCTAAAAGCAATGCTGCTGTTAGATAATGCTCCTGGCCATGACCCAGCACTGGCAGAATCATTAGAGGCTCAGTTTAGCTTTATTACTGTAAAATTTCTTCCTCCAAACACCACACCTCTTCTTCAACCCATGGACCAACAGGTCATCTCAAATTTTAAGAAGTTATACACCAAGAAGATGTTTACAAAATGCTTTGAAGCTACTGAAGCAGACAAAAATCTGACACTCAAAGAATTTTGGAAAACACAATTCACCATCTTTGACTGTGTTAGGCTCATTGTGAGTGCTTGGAATGACGTTTCCATTCGTGTGTTTAATTCTGCTCGGAAACCTTTGTGGCCTTCTGTTGTGCAGGAGGCAGATGTTTCTTTTGCACAAGAAGATTCCATTGAGACGGAAATTGTCACTCTGGGGCAGGCTATGGGTCTGGAAGTGGATGAAGATGATGTGGAGGAAATGATCCAAGATCATGAGGTGGAACTGACAACAGAAGAGCTAATTGAACTTGAAAAATCAACAGAgcatgacagtggagaagaggaACATTGTGAGGATGACCATGTTGTCACAGTTCAAGAACTAAAGGATCTGTTTTCTTCCTGGGAAGCTGTGAAGAGTGTTGTCCGCAAACACCCAGACATTGCTCTTACTGAGCTTAAAACCTGTGACTATGAGGATAAAGTGCTGAGCTACTTTAAAAACCTGAAGAAAAAATGGCAGAGACAAACCACATTGGACTCCTTTTTCAAAAGGCCACGGAAGGATCCTGACTCTGCTTCTAAGTAAGTGAACATGGTTTATTTgctgcttatttttcttctttcttcatGTTTTTTTACTTGATTTTTTTCCAGCAGCACCAGAAGGAGTGGAACCAACCCTGATGATGCTTCCATCCTTCCAGATGTGACTATCCAGCTTCTATAAAAAGTTAGTGAACATGGTTAAGTTGCTGcttatttttcttatttcttcATGGTTTCTTACTTTGGATTTTTTGTTTCAGCAGCACCAGGACAGGAACAGACTCTTCCATCCTTCCAGAAGTTGACCAGTTTGCAGTTTACCAGTTTACAGTTTACCCGTTCCCAGTTGCCTCCTTCTGTAAAGGACCGGAACCATGCCTGATGATGCTTCCATCCTTCCAGATGTGACTATCCAGCTTCTTTAAAAAGTAAGTGAACATGGTTTAGTTgctgcttatttttcttctttcttcatGGTTTCTTACTTTGGATT
The sequence above is a segment of the Hyla sarda isolate aHylSar1 chromosome 6, aHylSar1.hap1, whole genome shotgun sequence genome. Coding sequences within it:
- the LOC130275703 gene encoding tigger transposable element-derived protein 1-like isoform X1, whose protein sequence is MRGDTVPGHFICERAKCIFEELKAKAESSGDSASTNRYETFRASKGWFERFKQRCEVKSVIRHGEAASANHEAADSFKMEFQRLMEDEGYLPQQVFNCDETGLFWKKMPKRTFITREEASIPGHKPMKDQLTLLVGANASGDFKLKPMLVYHSDTPRVFKQKKIIKANLGVFWRCNKNAWVTRHVFNEWAIEVFCPSVKAYLERNRLPLKAMLLLDNAPGHDPALAESLEAQFSFITVKFLPPNTTPLLQPMDQQVISNFKKLYTKKMFTKCFEATEADKNLTLKEFWKTQFTIFDCVRLIVSAWNDVSIRVFNSARKPLWPSVVQEADVSFAQEDSIETEIVTLGQAMGLEVDEDDVEEMIQDHEVELTTEELIELEKSTEHDSGEEEHCEDDHVVTVQELKDLFSSWEAVKSVVRKHPDIALTELKTCDYEDKVLSYFKNLKKKWQRQTTLDSFFKRPRKDPDSASNSTRRSGTNPDDASILPDVTIQLL
- the LOC130275703 gene encoding tigger transposable element-derived protein 1-like isoform X2, with protein sequence MRGDTVPGHFICERAKCIFEELKAKAESSGDSASTNRYETFRASKGWFERFKQRCEVKSVIRHGEAASANHEAADSFKMEFQRLMEDEGYLPQQVFNCDETGLFWKKMPKRTFITREEASIPGHKPMKDQLTLLVGANASGDFKLKPMLVYHSDTPRVFKQKKIIKANLGVFWRCNKNAWVTRHVFNEWAIEVFCPSVKAYLERNRLPLKAMLLLDNAPGHDPALAESLEAQFSFITVKFLPPNTTPLLQPMDQQVISNFKKLYTKKMFTKCFEATEADKNLTLKEFWKTQFTIFDCVRLIVSAWNDVSIRVFNSARKPLWPSVVQEADVSFAQEDSIETEIVTLGQAMGLEVDEDDVEEMIQDHEVELTTEELIELEKSTEHDSGEEEHCEDDHVVTVQELKDLFSSWEAVKSVVRKHPDIALTELKTCDYEDKVLSYFKNLKKKWQRQTTLDSFFKRPRKDPDSASNTRRSGTNPDDASILPDVTIQLL